Genomic segment of Acidimicrobiia bacterium:
TGAGCTTCGGGGTCAGCTGGGAGGTCCCAGAGATTCGTGATCTTCCCATCGGAGTCGATCGTCAAGACGTGGGCCTCTTCAACGTCGAGCGTTGCGCCGTCGGTTCGGGTCGCCGTCTCACGCAGCGCGACCACCGCGTGATTATCGTCAGCGAAGACACCATGTATATCGAGCGCCTGGGTGCCGCCGGTCATCGTGAAGGCGGCAATCAGCGCCTTTTCGATCGCCTCGCGACCCTTGTGGTCGCCGCTGATAGGACCGGCGCCGTTGAAATGGAACACCGCGTCGTCAGCGAGATCTGCAAGCGCCCCGTCCAGGTCGCCTTTGGCGAAGGCCGCGTACGCGTCGCGCACGCGTGCCTCATTCGGATGCTGAGCCATCGTGCCCC
This window contains:
- a CDS encoding nuclear transport factor 2 family protein translates to MAQHPNEARVRDAYAAFAKGDLDGALADLADDAVFHFNGAGPISGDHKGREAIEKALIAAFTMTGGTQALDIHGVFADDNHAVVALRETATRTDGATLDVEEAHVLTIDSDGKITNLWDLPADPEAHDRFFDGR